In Anser cygnoides isolate HZ-2024a breed goose chromosome 30, Taihu_goose_T2T_genome, whole genome shotgun sequence, the genomic stretch CGAAATAGGCAAGGCTGAAAGTCTCAACAAACCGAGATCTTTGTGTACAAGGCTATGGCTTTTCTCTCTGTCACTGAGGCCTATGAAGAGACAGCGTATTGCTAAAGAACCAGGACCTCCTCATCCCCACTGAttaaccaggcagggctcgtaccattctcctgcacttggccatgcacatccccatctcctcctgccccaggaagagccctgagcagtgtgtgaagggaaaggatctcccttcccaggggctgggggtcaaggcctggcccttgtgcttggtgacacacatccagttttcctacacatcagggtcaccttcacattgcctttgtctccttgtcctcactgcctccaatgctctgctctaacgagctccaagggaggctgtgtcagtgctggccctcagggggacactgcaggaaacttgcctctgacttggacttgttgagagatgtcttcaattgtctctcagtgcctgaggttcgtgggctcctcagcagagccccccgaggagtgattccaatgccttgggctgggcgtctggtgctgagctgggccgggctcgtgggacagagagagctcgtggcaagagggccgtggtgcagagagacagctgtgcccaggagcagctcctgtgcacagcacagcagggctgggggctctgaccgcagctggcacggggacaggagagaaggagagagggcttggaggcagttggcagtgggaggatgctgagagctgcctgcaggagaaatctgcacagcccttgacaaggtacgtctctggctgcagggccatgcagctgcacgtcctggaagggtctcctgctgggtcttgtttctgggagggcagtgggcaatgcagtaggctttgggagtcctgctggatggcactgcgaggtgaggcagtctggcagaagccccttggAGTGTCATAACCCAGCTGCCCCTGGTCAGCCAAGAGCCAAGTGGCCAAGCCTCCCGCAGACACTGCAGGGGATACAGATTGGATATTGGGACACCCCAGCTTGCAAATATCCATCTCTGTCtgtgctgcatcctgctggtcttcaggctgctctccagcaggttgCAGCTCTCTCGTGGCATCCTTCTGTTATCCAGGTGGCCCAAGGAGGAGACACCTCCGTGCTAAGGCCAtgtccgtgctgctggatggctgtctgtgggcagctggagcgaggcctctgcagccctggctaGAAGTGAGGAGCTGAGATCTTGCTCACAACCCACAGACAAGGTGAGGATTCTGCCCAGCTGCACTTggactggggcttctctgctctcagctgtctccagtttcttctcagggaaacacctgagCGGGACGGtcctgcagctcacagaggggtgacacagggcagctgagaacAGGAGTGTTCAGCAGTGGCAtctgcagctctgttctgcattGGGGTGCATTGTTTGAAACAGGACTGCAAATTTCATTGACCTGATAAATGGACTGAACTTGcgtttcccccatgttcctgcctccctcctgctgcacagcaggaaggactcctctggagcccacagcagcccctgctcccagtgccactctcagccagcaccagccacagttcaagcaggagagctgcagaaaggttctcctgcaaagagagaggcttgggctggggctgctgtaaGGCTTGCAATaagttttcctcagagaagtctgttttaacatttttctgccttctccttttcAACAGACAACTGCTCCCAAATTcaggaaatgcccaacagcagctctgtgagcgagttcctcctgctggcattcgcagacactcgggagctgcagctcctgcacttcgggctcttcctgggcgtctacctggctgccctcctgggcaacggcctcatcctcaccgccgtagcctgcgaccaccgcctccacacccccatgtacttcttcctcctcaacctcgccctcctcgacctgggctgcatctccaccactctgcccaaagccatggccaatgccctctgggacaccagggccatctcctatcaagggtgtgctgcacaggtctttttctttctgttctttatatCAGCAGAACTTTAcgttctcaccatcatgtcctacgaccgctacgtggccatctgcaagcccctgcactacgggagcctcgtgggcagcagagcttgtgcccagatggcagcagctgcctggggcagtggctttctcaatgctgtcctgcacacggccactacattttccctgcccctctgccaaggtaatgctgtggaccagttcttctgtgaaatcccccagatcctcaagctctcctgctcagatgcttacctcagggaagttggggcacttgtgtttagtgtttgtttagcatgtggttgttttgttttcattgtgctgtcctacgtgcagatcttcagggcagtgctgaggatgccctctgagcagggccggcacaaagccttttccacgtgcctccctcacctggccgtggtctccctgtttgtcagcactgctgtGGTTGTCTACCTGAATCCCCCCTCtatctcctctccatccctggacctggtggtggcagttctgtactcggtggtgcctccagtactgaaccccctcatctacagcatgaggaacaaggagcttAAGCAAGCACTGTGGAAATTAATGAGTAGATGTGTTTCAGAAGCAATAAATTTCCATTCTACCTCTGCAGATGACTAGTAATATCAATGACTAGAAGAACAAcgaatattatatatataactatttttgtgtgtgtttgtgtatttatgagtgttttcattacagaactttctttgttttaatacgTCTAAAGTTGCCCATTAAAATGATATGATTCATCTCATTCAATCTCGGAGATTCTGTATATGAGGAGCCAGGCCCTCTgtgaattgaaataaaagaaaggagcctgcactgccttccttgTGTGACGTCCTTCCtgtgagagctgctctggctctgcaggggcagtgccatgtgcagggctgcagaggaaaagagtcccatcccagcagcacgggcagggagcaccagcgcttggggcatgccgagctgctctcttgccactgcccccctctggtgctgagccctgctggtggggtcaggcccggctgctcctgtagcttggtgccagtgctgctgtggggctgtgctgggactgcaggcagggacaggcagtgggcacggcagtggcacagccggcctgcgctgcagcacttccctcctaAGGGGGGATCTCCTCCAAGGTGGACTCACCACAGCTCAAGGGCTcaatctgctgtgagcaggcagaggagagctctgcagccccagggcacgcagcagccccagccaaggAGTCTGGCGAGTGATTTGactgcaaggtccctcctgccctagcacctcccCGAACTGGCACGGCACTGGCTCCTGtgtgtcagagaggctgggagcccaggagctgtgccatggGCTGGAAGGATCACAACCAGATCACTTCTACC encodes the following:
- the LOC136787551 gene encoding olfactory receptor 14C36-like, which translates into the protein MPNSSSVSEFLLLAFADTRELQLLHFGLFLGVYLAALLGNGLILTAVACDHRLHTPMYFFLLNLALLDLGCISTTLPKAMANALWDTRAISYQGCAAQVFFFLFFISAELYVLTIMSYDRYVAICKPLHYGSLVGSRACAQMAAAAWGSGFLNAVLHTATTFSLPLCQGNAVDQFFCEIPQILKLSCSDAYLREVGALVFSVCLACGCFVFIVLSYVQIFRAVLRMPSEQGRHKAFSTCLPHLAVVSLFVSTAVVVYLNPPSISSPSLDLVVAVLYSVVPPVLNPLIYSMRNKELKQALWKLMSRCVSEAINFHSTSADD